A genomic region of Nostoc sp. UHCC 0702 contains the following coding sequences:
- a CDS encoding adenosylcobinamide-GDP ribazoletransferase, with product MSNLCQWWKKLVFKIYSSILFYTSIPLPYVNGLDFQGVAHLAPFVGLVIGVILGLCDAGMNSLGMAVLTRSALVVTIGIAITGGLHLDGAMDTADGLAVGDPKRRLEVMADSATGAFGAMAAIAVILLKTTALTDISENRWLVMMAACGWGRWGQQLAIVRYPYLKPTGKGAFHKQAIRSYKDLLPGLLLLCSLSGLLWLLDGKHLFLALGMIFTGMAIAICTGAWFNHKLGGHTGDTYGAVVEWTEALFLCVLTALGS from the coding sequence ATGTCGAATCTGTGTCAGTGGTGGAAAAAGCTCGTTTTCAAAATATATTCCAGTATATTATTTTACACAAGTATTCCTCTGCCTTATGTAAATGGATTAGACTTTCAAGGGGTAGCGCATCTTGCACCGTTTGTAGGGTTGGTGATTGGGGTAATTTTGGGGTTGTGTGATGCAGGAATGAATTCTCTGGGTATGGCAGTGTTAACTCGTAGCGCGTTAGTAGTAACCATTGGGATTGCTATCACTGGAGGATTACACTTAGATGGGGCAATGGATACTGCCGATGGTTTAGCAGTGGGAGATCCAAAGCGGCGACTAGAGGTAATGGCAGATAGCGCTACAGGTGCGTTTGGGGCAATGGCAGCGATCGCGGTAATATTGCTGAAAACAACAGCCTTAACAGATATTTCAGAAAATCGTTGGCTGGTGATGATGGCGGCTTGTGGCTGGGGACGCTGGGGACAGCAACTAGCAATTGTCCGATATCCTTACCTGAAACCAACAGGTAAAGGCGCATTTCACAAACAAGCCATTCGTTCATACAAAGATTTATTACCAGGATTGCTATTGCTGTGCAGTTTGAGTGGTTTACTTTGGCTGTTAGATGGCAAACATCTATTTTTGGCTTTGGGAATGATATTTACTGGGATGGCGATCGCTATTTGCACCGGAGCATGGTTCAATCACAAACTAGGCGGTCATACAGGAGATACATACGGTGCAGTAGTTGAGTGGACTGAAGCCTTATTTCTCTGCGTGCTAACCGCTTTGGGAAGTTAG
- a CDS encoding site-specific integrase, giving the protein MKSAVTSSDDQAPPKPELSLMEVWDMYCEYRKRELRESVYTSMYQGQYKNFLKSAIEATKSEDALKIRNWLVENRNHSSVKRILSNLSEAYQMGMRNKLLTHNPYDGMTEGMQKVGAKGKTQKEVETDNDVLDKSKAYTWDEAQIILEWIKENRPHWHDFVKFKFLTGCRTGEAIALMWGDVDWEKERISIRRSHDPVTKKFYPLKNDKTYKGKEKRDFPMPKDGELWNLLKSIPQGNDGDIVFKSKSRKIIERSAFIHTWKGRNNSTVLKGIIPELIKQGKLTKYLSPYNTRHTFITHAVFDLGIDEKIVSKWCGHQIDVSNKHYQDVAIFASRINPEVPMINQQQVQQQSEIELLKQQIAELQAQLNNQKQ; this is encoded by the coding sequence GTGAAGAGTGCTGTAACCTCATCAGATGACCAAGCACCACCTAAACCTGAGTTATCGCTGATGGAAGTGTGGGATATGTATTGCGAGTACAGGAAGAGAGAACTAAGGGAGAGTGTTTACACGAGCATGTATCAAGGTCAATACAAAAATTTTCTTAAATCAGCAATTGAAGCTACCAAGTCAGAGGATGCTTTAAAAATTAGAAATTGGTTAGTAGAAAACAGAAATCATTCAAGTGTTAAAAGGATTTTATCAAATCTCTCTGAAGCTTATCAAATGGGAATGAGAAATAAATTATTAACTCATAATCCTTATGATGGTATGACTGAAGGAATGCAAAAAGTAGGAGCTAAAGGAAAAACACAGAAAGAGGTAGAAACAGATAATGATGTACTTGATAAATCAAAGGCTTATACATGGGATGAAGCACAAATAATACTTGAATGGATAAAAGAAAATCGTCCTCATTGGCATGATTTTGTTAAATTCAAGTTTCTAACAGGCTGTAGAACTGGGGAAGCAATCGCTCTGATGTGGGGTGATGTTGACTGGGAGAAAGAAAGGATTTCAATTCGTAGAAGTCATGACCCAGTAACCAAAAAATTCTACCCGTTGAAAAATGACAAAACTTACAAAGGTAAAGAAAAGCGTGATTTTCCAATGCCTAAAGATGGTGAATTGTGGAATCTTTTAAAATCAATTCCACAGGGTAACGACGGCGATATTGTTTTCAAATCTAAATCTAGAAAGATAATCGAGAGGTCTGCTTTTATTCATACCTGGAAAGGACGGAACAATAGTACAGTCCTTAAAGGTATAATCCCAGAATTGATAAAACAAGGTAAACTCACCAAGTACTTATCACCCTACAATACACGTCACACATTTATCACTCATGCTGTTTTTGACCTGGGAATTGATGAAAAAATAGTTAGTAAATGGTGTGGTCATCAAATAGATGTAAGTAATAAGCACTATCAAGATGTAGCGATATTCGCAAGTAGAATTAATCCAGAAGTGCCGATGATTAATCAGCAGCAAGTACAGCAGCAATCAGAGATTGAACTGCTCAAGCAACAGATAGCTGAATTGCAAGCACAATTAAATAATCAAAAGCAATAA